The Halichoerus grypus chromosome 15, mHalGry1.hap1.1, whole genome shotgun sequence genome includes a window with the following:
- the PAF1 gene encoding RNA polymerase II-associated factor 1 homolog isoform X1: MAPTIQTQAQREDGHRPNSHRTLPERSGVVCRVKYCNSLPDIPFDPKFITYPFDQNRFVQYKATSLEKQHKHDLLTEPDLGVTIDLINPDTYRIDPNVLLDPADEKLLEEEIQAPTSSKRSQQHAKVVPWMRKTEYISTEFNRYGISNEKPEVKIGVSVKQQFTEEEIYKDRDSQITAIEKTFEDAQKSISQHYSKPRVTPVEVMPVFPDFKMWINPCAQVIFDSDPAPKDTSGAAALEMMSQAMIRGMMDEEGNQFVAYFLPVEETLKKRKRDQEEEMDYAPDDVYDYKIAREYNWNVKNKASKGYEENYFFIFREGDGVYYNELETRVRLSKRRAKAGVQSGTNALLVVKHRDMNEKELEAQEARKAQLENHEPEEEEEEEMETEEKEAGGSDEEREKGSSSEKEGSEDERSGSESEREEGDRDEASDKSGSGEDESSEDEARAARDKEEIFGSDADSEDDVDSDDEDRGQARGSDNDSDSGSDGGGQRSRSRSASPFPSGSEHSAQEDGSEAAASDSSEADSDSD, translated from the exons ATGGCGCCCACCATCCAGACCCAGGCCCAGCGGGAGGATGGCCACAG GCCCAATTCTCACCGGACTCTGCCTGAGAG GTCAGGAGTGGTCTGCCGAGTCAAGTACTGCAATAGCCTCCCGGACATTCCCTTCGACCCCAAGTTCATCACCTACCCCTTTGACCAGAACAG GTTCGTCCAGTACAAAGCAACTTCCTTGGAAAAACAGCACAAACACGACCTCCTCACTGAGCCAGACCTGGGGGTCACCATTGATCTCATCAACCCCGATACCTACCGCATCGACCCCAACG taCTCCTAGATCCAGCTGATGAGAAGCTTTTGGAAGAGGAGATTCAGGCCCCCACAAGCTCCAAGAG ATCCCAGCAGCATGCGAAGGTGGTGCCGTGGATGCGGAAGACTGAGTACATCTCCACTGAGTTCAATCGTTACGGCATCTCCAATGAGAAGCCTGAGGTCAA GATTGGGGTTTCTGTGAAGCAGCAGTTCACGGAGGAAGAAATATACAAAGACAGGGATAGCCAGATCACAGCCATTGAGAAAACTTTTGAGGATGCCCAGAAATCG ATCTCCCAGCATTACAGCAAGCCCCGAGTGACACCAGTGGAGGTCATGCCTGTCTTCCCAGACTTTAAG ATGTGGATCAACCCATGTGCTCAGGTAATTTTTGACTCAGACCCAGCCCCCAAGGACACGAGTGGTGCAGCTGCTTTAGAGATGATGTCTCAGGCCATGATCAG AGGCATGATGGATGAGGAAGGGAACCAGTTTGTGGCCTATTTCCTGCCTGTGGAAGAGACGCTGAAGAAACGAAAGCGGGACCAGGAGGAGGAGATGGACTATGCACCGGATGATGT GTATGACTACAAGATTGCTCGGGAGTACAACTGGAATGTGAAGAACAAAGCTAGCAAGGGCTACGAGGAGAACTACTTCTTCATCTTCCGGGAGGGTGACGGGGTTTACTACAATGAATTGGAGACCAG GGTCCGCCTGAGTAAACGTCGGGCAAAGGCTGGGGTTCAGTCTGGCACCAATGCCCTGCTTGTGGTCAAACACCGGGACATGAATGAGAAGGAATTAGAAGCCCAG GAGGCACGGAAGGCCCAGTTGGAGAACCATGAAcccgaggaggaagaggaagaagagatggagacagaagagaaagaagctgGGGGCTCAG ATGAGGAGCGAGAgaaaggcagcagcagtgagaaGGAAGGCAGCGAGGATGAGCGCTCGGGCAGCGAGAGTGAACGTGAAGAGGGTGACAGGGATGAGGCGAGTGACAAGAGTGGTAGCGGCGAGGATGAGAGCAGCGAGGACGAGGCCCGGGCCGCTCGGGACAAAGAGGAGATCTTTGGCAGTGATGCGGATTCGGAAGACGATGTGGATTCTGATGATGAGGACAGAGGCCAGGCCCGTGGCAGTGACAATGATTCGGACAGTGGCAGTGATGGGGGTGGCCAGCGGAGCCGGAGCCGCAGTGCTAGCCCCTTCCCCAGTGGCAGTGAGCACTCCGCCCAGGAGGATGGCAGTGAAGCTGCAGCTTCCGATTCCAGTGAAGCCGACAGTGACAGTGACTGA
- the PAF1 gene encoding RNA polymerase II-associated factor 1 homolog isoform X2 produces the protein MATGPILTGLCLRGVVCRVKYCNSLPDIPFDPKFITYPFDQNRFVQYKATSLEKQHKHDLLTEPDLGVTIDLINPDTYRIDPNVLLDPADEKLLEEEIQAPTSSKRSQQHAKVVPWMRKTEYISTEFNRYGISNEKPEVKIGVSVKQQFTEEEIYKDRDSQITAIEKTFEDAQKSISQHYSKPRVTPVEVMPVFPDFKMWINPCAQVIFDSDPAPKDTSGAAALEMMSQAMIRGMMDEEGNQFVAYFLPVEETLKKRKRDQEEEMDYAPDDVYDYKIAREYNWNVKNKASKGYEENYFFIFREGDGVYYNELETRVRLSKRRAKAGVQSGTNALLVVKHRDMNEKELEAQEARKAQLENHEPEEEEEEEMETEEKEAGGSDEEREKGSSSEKEGSEDERSGSESEREEGDRDEASDKSGSGEDESSEDEARAARDKEEIFGSDADSEDDVDSDDEDRGQARGSDNDSDSGSDGGGQRSRSRSASPFPSGSEHSAQEDGSEAAASDSSEADSDSD, from the exons ATGGCCACAG GCCCAATTCTCACCGGACTCTGCCTGAGAG GAGTGGTCTGCCGAGTCAAGTACTGCAATAGCCTCCCGGACATTCCCTTCGACCCCAAGTTCATCACCTACCCCTTTGACCAGAACAG GTTCGTCCAGTACAAAGCAACTTCCTTGGAAAAACAGCACAAACACGACCTCCTCACTGAGCCAGACCTGGGGGTCACCATTGATCTCATCAACCCCGATACCTACCGCATCGACCCCAACG taCTCCTAGATCCAGCTGATGAGAAGCTTTTGGAAGAGGAGATTCAGGCCCCCACAAGCTCCAAGAG ATCCCAGCAGCATGCGAAGGTGGTGCCGTGGATGCGGAAGACTGAGTACATCTCCACTGAGTTCAATCGTTACGGCATCTCCAATGAGAAGCCTGAGGTCAA GATTGGGGTTTCTGTGAAGCAGCAGTTCACGGAGGAAGAAATATACAAAGACAGGGATAGCCAGATCACAGCCATTGAGAAAACTTTTGAGGATGCCCAGAAATCG ATCTCCCAGCATTACAGCAAGCCCCGAGTGACACCAGTGGAGGTCATGCCTGTCTTCCCAGACTTTAAG ATGTGGATCAACCCATGTGCTCAGGTAATTTTTGACTCAGACCCAGCCCCCAAGGACACGAGTGGTGCAGCTGCTTTAGAGATGATGTCTCAGGCCATGATCAG AGGCATGATGGATGAGGAAGGGAACCAGTTTGTGGCCTATTTCCTGCCTGTGGAAGAGACGCTGAAGAAACGAAAGCGGGACCAGGAGGAGGAGATGGACTATGCACCGGATGATGT GTATGACTACAAGATTGCTCGGGAGTACAACTGGAATGTGAAGAACAAAGCTAGCAAGGGCTACGAGGAGAACTACTTCTTCATCTTCCGGGAGGGTGACGGGGTTTACTACAATGAATTGGAGACCAG GGTCCGCCTGAGTAAACGTCGGGCAAAGGCTGGGGTTCAGTCTGGCACCAATGCCCTGCTTGTGGTCAAACACCGGGACATGAATGAGAAGGAATTAGAAGCCCAG GAGGCACGGAAGGCCCAGTTGGAGAACCATGAAcccgaggaggaagaggaagaagagatggagacagaagagaaagaagctgGGGGCTCAG ATGAGGAGCGAGAgaaaggcagcagcagtgagaaGGAAGGCAGCGAGGATGAGCGCTCGGGCAGCGAGAGTGAACGTGAAGAGGGTGACAGGGATGAGGCGAGTGACAAGAGTGGTAGCGGCGAGGATGAGAGCAGCGAGGACGAGGCCCGGGCCGCTCGGGACAAAGAGGAGATCTTTGGCAGTGATGCGGATTCGGAAGACGATGTGGATTCTGATGATGAGGACAGAGGCCAGGCCCGTGGCAGTGACAATGATTCGGACAGTGGCAGTGATGGGGGTGGCCAGCGGAGCCGGAGCCGCAGTGCTAGCCCCTTCCCCAGTGGCAGTGAGCACTCCGCCCAGGAGGATGGCAGTGAAGCTGCAGCTTCCGATTCCAGTGAAGCCGACAGTGACAGTGACTGA
- the MED29 gene encoding mediator of RNA polymerase II transcription subunit 29 isoform X1, producing MAASQQQAAAASSAAGVSGPGSSGGPGPQQQPQPPAQLVGPAQSGLLQQQQQDFDPVQRYKMLIPQLKESLQTLMKVAAQNLIQNTNIDNGQKSSDGPIQRFDKCLEEFYALCDQLELCLRLAHECLSQSCDSAKHSPTLVPTATKPDAVQPDSLPYPQYLAVIKAQIACAKDIHTALLDCANKVTGKTPAPPTGPGGTLRQEPKFTSFTAL from the exons ATGGCTGCGTCCCAGCAGCAGGCTGCAGCTGCTTCGTCTGCTGCGGGTGTGTCGGGTCCGGGTTCGTCTGGTGGCCCGGGTCCGCAACAGCAGCCACAACCACCAGCACAGCTGGTGGGGCCTGCCCAGAGCGGGCTTTTGCAGCAACAGCAACAGGACTTCGATCCGGTGCAGCGTTATAAGATGCTCATCCCGCAACTGAAGGAGAGTCTACAG accTTGATGAAGGTTGCAGCCCAGAACTTGATTCAGAACACTAACATTGACAACGGACA AAAGAGCAGTGATGGACCCATACAGCGCTTTGACAAGTGTCTGGAGGAGTTCTACGCACTCTGTGACCAGCTGGAGCTCTGCCTG CGCCTGGCCCATGAGTGCCTGTCCCAGAGTTGCGACAGCGCCAAGCACTCTCCAACTCTGGTGCCCACGGCCACCAAACCGGACGCCGTGCAGCCGGACAGCCTGCCGTACCCACAGTACCTGGCAGTCATCAAAGCCCAGATTGCCTGTGCCAAGGACATTCACACTGCTCTCCTGGACTGCGCGAACAAGGTCACGGGCAAGACACCTGCACCACCTACAGGCCCTGGGGGCACCCT ACGTCAGGAACCGAAGTTCACCAGTTTCACTGCCTTGTGA
- the MED29 gene encoding mediator of RNA polymerase II transcription subunit 29 isoform X2, whose protein sequence is MAASQQQAAAASSAAGVSGPGSSGGPGPQQQPQPPAQLVGPAQSGLLQQQQQDFDPVQRYKMLIPQLKESLQTLMKVAAQNLIQNTNIDNGQKSSDGPIQRFDKCLEEFYALCDQLELCLRLAHECLSQSCDSAKHSPTLVPTATKPDAVQPDSLPYPQYLAVIKAQIACAKDIHTALLDCANKVTGKTPAPPTGPGGTL, encoded by the exons ATGGCTGCGTCCCAGCAGCAGGCTGCAGCTGCTTCGTCTGCTGCGGGTGTGTCGGGTCCGGGTTCGTCTGGTGGCCCGGGTCCGCAACAGCAGCCACAACCACCAGCACAGCTGGTGGGGCCTGCCCAGAGCGGGCTTTTGCAGCAACAGCAACAGGACTTCGATCCGGTGCAGCGTTATAAGATGCTCATCCCGCAACTGAAGGAGAGTCTACAG accTTGATGAAGGTTGCAGCCCAGAACTTGATTCAGAACACTAACATTGACAACGGACA AAAGAGCAGTGATGGACCCATACAGCGCTTTGACAAGTGTCTGGAGGAGTTCTACGCACTCTGTGACCAGCTGGAGCTCTGCCTG CGCCTGGCCCATGAGTGCCTGTCCCAGAGTTGCGACAGCGCCAAGCACTCTCCAACTCTGGTGCCCACGGCCACCAAACCGGACGCCGTGCAGCCGGACAGCCTGCCGTACCCACAGTACCTGGCAGTCATCAAAGCCCAGATTGCCTGTGCCAAGGACATTCACACTGCTCTCCTGGACTGCGCGAACAAGGTCACGGGCAAGACACCTGCACCACCTACAGGCCCTGGGGGCACCCTGTGA
- the MED29 gene encoding mediator of RNA polymerase II transcription subunit 29 isoform X4, translated as MAASQQQAAAASSAAGVSGPGSSGGPGPQQQPQPPAQLVGPAQSGLLQQQQQDFDPVQRYKMLIPQLKESLQTLMKVAAQNLIQNTNIDNGQKSSDGPIQRFDKCLEEFYALCDQLELCLPPNRTPCSRTACRTHSTWQSSKPRLPVPRTFTLLSWTARTRSRARHLHHLQALGAPCELAGLGVGRLRGKGAGRE; from the exons ATGGCTGCGTCCCAGCAGCAGGCTGCAGCTGCTTCGTCTGCTGCGGGTGTGTCGGGTCCGGGTTCGTCTGGTGGCCCGGGTCCGCAACAGCAGCCACAACCACCAGCACAGCTGGTGGGGCCTGCCCAGAGCGGGCTTTTGCAGCAACAGCAACAGGACTTCGATCCGGTGCAGCGTTATAAGATGCTCATCCCGCAACTGAAGGAGAGTCTACAG accTTGATGAAGGTTGCAGCCCAGAACTTGATTCAGAACACTAACATTGACAACGGACA AAAGAGCAGTGATGGACCCATACAGCGCTTTGACAAGTGTCTGGAGGAGTTCTACGCACTCTGTGACCAGCTGGAGCTCTGCCT GCCACCAAACCGGACGCCGTGCAGCCGGACAGCCTGCCGTACCCACAGTACCTGGCAGTCATCAAAGCCCAGATTGCCTGTGCCAAGGACATTCACACTGCTCTCCTGGACTGCGCGAACAAGGTCACGGGCAAGACACCTGCACCACCTACAGGCCCTGGGGGCACCCTGTGAGCTGGCAGGGCTGGGAGTGGGCAGGCTGCGCGGGAAGGGCGCGGGGAGGGAATGA
- the MED29 gene encoding mediator of RNA polymerase II transcription subunit 29 isoform X3, with product MAASQQQAAAASSAAGVSGPGSSGGPGPQQQPQPPAQLVGPAQSGLLQQQQQDFDPVQRYKMLIPQLKESLQRLAHECLSQSCDSAKHSPTLVPTATKPDAVQPDSLPYPQYLAVIKAQIACAKDIHTALLDCANKVTGKTPAPPTGPGGTLRQEPKFTSFTAL from the exons ATGGCTGCGTCCCAGCAGCAGGCTGCAGCTGCTTCGTCTGCTGCGGGTGTGTCGGGTCCGGGTTCGTCTGGTGGCCCGGGTCCGCAACAGCAGCCACAACCACCAGCACAGCTGGTGGGGCCTGCCCAGAGCGGGCTTTTGCAGCAACAGCAACAGGACTTCGATCCGGTGCAGCGTTATAAGATGCTCATCCCGCAACTGAAGGAGAGTCTACAG CGCCTGGCCCATGAGTGCCTGTCCCAGAGTTGCGACAGCGCCAAGCACTCTCCAACTCTGGTGCCCACGGCCACCAAACCGGACGCCGTGCAGCCGGACAGCCTGCCGTACCCACAGTACCTGGCAGTCATCAAAGCCCAGATTGCCTGTGCCAAGGACATTCACACTGCTCTCCTGGACTGCGCGAACAAGGTCACGGGCAAGACACCTGCACCACCTACAGGCCCTGGGGGCACCCT ACGTCAGGAACCGAAGTTCACCAGTTTCACTGCCTTGTGA
- the ZFP36 gene encoding mRNA decay activator protein ZFP36, translating to MDLAAIYESLLSLSHDLPSDHGETESSPGWASSGLWSLSSSDSSLAGVGARLPGRSTSLVEGRSCGWVPPPPGFAPLAPRPGPELSPSPTSPTATPTTSSRYKTELCRTFSESGRCRYGAKCQFAHGLGELRQASRHPKYKTELCHKFYLQGRCPYGSRCHFIHNPSEDLAAPGHPHVLRQSISFSGLPSGRRTSPPPAGLAGPSLSSCSFSPSSSPPPPPGDLPLSPSAFSAAPGTPVARRDPTLACCPSCRRATPSSVWGPLGGLARSPSAHSLGSDPDEYASSGSSLGGSDSPVFEAGVFGPPQPPAAPRRLPIFNRISVSE from the exons ATGGATCTCGCCGCCATCTACGAG AGCCTCCTGTCGCTGAGCCATGACCTACCATCTGACCACGGAGAGACCGAGTCCAGCCCAGGCTGGGCCTCCTCCGGGCTCTGGAGCCTCAGCTCATCCGACAGCAGCCTGGCTGGGGTGGGTGCCCGCCTGCCTGGCCGCTCCACCAGCCTGGTGGAGGGTCGAAGCTGTGGCTGGGTGCCGCCACCCCCAGGCTTCGCCCCCCTGGCTCCCCGCCCAGGCCCTGAACTGTCGCCCTCACCCACCTCACCTACTGCAACCCCCACCACCTCATCCCGGTACAAGACTGAGCTATGTCGGACCTTCTCAGAGAGTGGGCGCTGCCGCTATGGGGCCAAGTGCCAGTTTGCCCACGGTCTGGGCGAGCTGCGCCAGGCCAGCCGCCACCCCAAGTACAAGACCGAACTCTGCCACAAGTTCTACCTCCAGGGCCGCTGCCCCTACGGCTCACGCTGCCACTTCATCCACAACCCCAGCGAAGATCTGGCCGCCCCAGGCCACCCCCATGTGCTGCGCCAGAGCATCAGCTTCTCAGGCCTGCCCTCCGGCCGCcgaacatcaccaccaccagcaggcCTGGCAGGCCCTTCCCtgtcctcctgctccttctctccctccagctccccaccaccaccacctggggACCTTCCACTTtcaccctctgccttctctgccgcCCCTGGGACCCCGGTGGCCCGAAGGGACCCCACTCTGGCCTGTTGCCCCTCCTGCCGAAGGGCCACCCCCAGTAGCGTCTGGGGGCCCTTAGGTGGCCTGGCTCGGAGCCCCTCTGCACACTCGCTGGGATCTGACCCTGACGAATACGCCAGCAGTGGCAGCAGCCTGGGGGGCTCTGACTCACCTGTCTTCGAGGCTGGGGTTTTTGGGCCACCGCAGCCGCCTGCAGCCCCCCGGCGACTCCCCATCTTCAACCGCATCTCCGTTTCTGAGTGA